One part of the Odontesthes bonariensis isolate fOdoBon6 chromosome 13, fOdoBon6.hap1, whole genome shotgun sequence genome encodes these proteins:
- the aup1 gene encoding lipid droplet-regulating VLDL assembly factor AUP1, which yields METRGIEDMFDFRRFPKDAVVLLLLLIYFPVGICLMLIRIFIGVHVFLVSCALPESFLRRFIVRIMCSVLGMHVRQRNPRSRDKNTKLYICNHVTEFDHNIMNLLTSCNTPQLEGSTGFVCWARGFMEIHSASGQGAIGETLQRYCSTEGTAPLLLFPEEDTTNGRAGLLKFSSWPFSLTESIQPVALRVTRPLVSLSTPESSWLMELLWTFFVPCTVYHVSWLPPVSRQDGESTQEFANKLQELLAGELGLVSTKITKADKAEHIKRKRHSVPQTSASVTPGSIGLGFMVPSLGTDDHRIAKMAQQVKDVLPHVPLNVITKDLAKTNCVDTTITNLLENREETTVDATGMSTFGASKISSFSSGSVPTIKPAAKSFGKSPACRHLSLQERKEALYNFARRRYIEKHGLDQEDSR from the exons ATGGAGACTCGGGGGATTGAGGACATGTTTGACTTTCGTCG GTTTCCCAAAGATGCCGTGGTTCTCCTGCTGTTGCTGATTTATTTTCCAGTTGGCATTTGTTTGATGTTGATACGGATTTTTATTGGTGTTCACGTTTTCCTGGTCAGCTGTGCACTTCCAGAAAGCTTTCTTCGAAG ATTCATTGTGAGGATTATGTGTTCAGTGCTGGGGATGCATGTGAGACAGAGAAATCCTCGCTCCAGGGACAAAAACACCAAGTTGTACATTTGCAATCACGTGACAGAGTTCGACCACAATATAATGAACCTCCTGACCTCCTGCAATACT CCCCAGCTGGAGGGCTCCACAGGCTTTGTGTGTTGGGCAAGAGGCTTCATGGAAATCCATTCTGCATCTGGCCAGGGTGCAATAGGAGAGACTCTCCAGAGGTACTGCTCCACTGAAGGCACCGCACCTTTGCTCCTGTTTCCTGAAGAGGACACCACAAATGGCCGCGCAGGGCTGCTCAAGTTCAG TTCCTGGCCTTTCTCCCTGACTGAATCCATCCAACCTGTGGCCTTACGAGTGACCAGACCACTGGTTTCTTTG AGCACACCGGAGTCCAGTTGGCTAATGGAGCTTTTATGGACATTTTTTGTTCCATGTACAGTGTATCATGTAAG TTGGCTCCCACCAGTGTCCAGGCAAGATGGCGAGTCCACGCAGGAGTTTGCCAACAAACTTCAGGAG CTACTAGCTGGTGAACTTGGCTTAGTCTCCACCAAGATCACTAAAGCTGATAAAGCAGAGCACATTAAAAGGAAAAGACATTCTGTACCACAAACATCTGCCA GTGTCACACCTGGCTCTATTGGGCTCGGATTTATGGTTCCAAGTTTGGGCACAGATGACCATCGGATTGCTAAGATGGCCCAGCAGGTGAAGGACGTGCTGCCTCACGTCCCGCTGAATGTCATCACAAAGGACTTGG CTAAAACCAACTGTGTGGACACCACCATAACAAATCTGCTGGAGAACAGGGAGGAAACCACGGTGGACGCAACTGGGATGTCGACGTTTGGGGCCTCAAAGATCAGCTCCTTTTCTTCCGGCTCTGTTCCAACCATAAAG CCTGCTGCCAAAAGCTTTGGGAAATCACCAGCTTGCAGACATTTGTCTCTCCAGGAACGAAAGGAAGCGCTTTATAATTTTGCGCGAAG GCGTTACATTGAAAAGCACGGACTGGATCAGGAAGACAGCCGCTGA